tagaataaatttaatctCGAGGGATTATGGAGTCGAAAATTGTAAGTCTAAGTTGGGAGAAAATGCTGTGTATGTGTTTGAATGTTAATTGTTGTGCCTATGCTGAATCTAGGATTGTTTATGTGCAATTGGAATAGTTTAGCATGTTTGAATACTCATACAAAAAAGACCTATAGTTGCATAACATAAAAGGAGAAATCTGTAATACTTGTAATTGTTAACCGTTAATCTATGGAGTATTTGACTgaaggaataaaaaaaaaatcttgaattaCGGAATCTCGTTTATCCaattatagtatttcattttgggtCTTCCAGCTAAAGTTAAGACTGttaagtattttctttttttttgcaaaaacaATCCACCTTATCTAtcttctcttcatctctcaactttattctctttcaatttaacttaacacaatttttttcttaaatcttctGGCCTAAAGAAATTCCTCAGCTATAAAGGAACATaggagttatttttttttatcatacttgtTTTATTCTCGCCATAGCCATAGCTATTTGCCAAATCTCTTATTTGACAGCTTATGCATAAAATTGTGGTTAACTTGcaaataaatcaacacaagGCATACAACACCACACAACATTAAGTATGTCACATAACAAAGTGTTGCAATCATTCTTTACATATATTGTCAATTTATACAAAAACTTGAGATAACAACATTgttcacattttaaaaatcatcaataataGTTCCTTATTATTCATCCGGAGCCCAATCTATTTGCCAGAGAAAAACGTCTTACCAACTAAGAGTATTTCACTAGAGCAAGAAGTCGTCAACCCTAGCATTCGCTTCCCTAGACAGAAACTTCATACAAATAGGCGGCTTCACGCCCCCCATTGCAAGAAGTGAGGCCGGCAGCGTCCATATCCCATCTCCGCAGATCAACCCTGAAGCCACCGCGGGCGCAAATGCGTCCGCCTTCTCTCTATCGATCCTCCTCCAAACCAAAAGGATCAAGCTCCCAACACACATACCAATGACGGAATACGCCCCGATATAGAACGGGATCGCCATTGCCATAGGAATAGGAATGAACCTCCCCCATCTGGGCCCCACCACGTCCTGGATGCCATTGATCACAACGGCCCCAACGAAGAACACGCAGCACAGCGTGAGGCAGTTCTTGGGCAAAGACGAAACCCCCTCCACTCCCAAGATCGCAATGTTTCGGTAAATGGATGCGTACGGTGCTGGAAACTGCGAGCCACTAACCCCGAGATCATCAAAGGCCTTGTAGAAGATCCAGAAGACGCAGGGCGAGATCACGCATCCCATGGCAGTTCCAATGAGCTGGCTCACGAACATAGACCGCGGAGACGAGAGGGTCATGTACCCGGTCTTGAAGTCCTGGGTCAGGTCTGAGGCGGTCGAGACGTTGTTCATCATCACCCCACAGGCAGCCAGCCCGGCCAGAACGCCTCTGTGGGCAGCTCCGGCATGCGCGCCGATCAAAAATATCACCAGCTTCCCGTAACTCGAAGCCAGAGACCAATCCGTAAGGCCGCAACCGTAGGCATTGCTGAAGGCTAGCACGGGTGTAAGTATGTATAAGACTACAATGTAGTACCATTTTAGAGTGGGGAAGATGTGAGGAAGGATAGCAGAAGATATAACTCTAATAATGATGTAGCCGGAAATGGCAATCCAATTGGGGATTTGGTCCTTGAGAAAAAGATGGGTTCTACGTTGATCGTCGTAGGAGAGAGGATGAGGAGGCGTAGGGGTGTTGTCGTTGCCGACGACTGGTAGGGCTTGAGCCGCCATTTTGTTGCGAAGTTGGAAGTACAAGACGAATAAGGTGTGGCTTAGGATCTTAACCAAGTTGTAGAGGCCATCGCCAAGAATTATGGCTATGGCAATGAAGACCTAGACATTTGGTAAGAAagataaacaaacaaaaccaaTGAGATAACATTTATAGTCCACGTTTGACTTGGCgtaggttttaagaaatataaaaaaaaatgaatgggAAAAGGTTATTGGatcccacatttatatatttcctccgtcccacaagagtatgcactctttcctttttagtgcatcccacaagaatatgcattttcaaaattttgaactattttctctctaacgAGGtgggactcattctccactaataatactttatttacttttcctctctctacccctctcttattttaccaattttgcattaaaactcgcgCCAAAtccaaaatgcatattttttgggcacgaagtattagttttataaataaatgtgagtgtaataagttggtggaaaaTGGGGTCCatgtaccaaaaaaagaaaaataaaataaaatggacaacatttcacggacggaccgaaatagcaAAAGTTGACAGtatttcacggacggagggagtaactacGAGACAGAAGAATTATCTACCTTATCAAACTGCCCCAATGGAtttaaactttgaaaaatgaGCGATGAGTTGATTAAATTAGTTAGAAAATTGAACAATAAATCTTGGACAGAGTGgacttttttttatcgaaTTGGACCAACCCTTACACTGGCGTATCCAGTGTAGTAAAAGGGGGTACAACCGTACCTCCAAAAATGCAGTTTTGTATTATATATTGTACCATCTATTTAAAAAGCTTTAGTGGTGCAGCTGTAGAATGCGCCTCTCGCCTTTTGTGAGATGTGAGTTCGATCCAGTGGCCtcatttttattcttctattATTAGATTCTCCTTTATATTTTGGAGTTATATTGTACTCCTACATGAAACTTGAGTGTATTTTTGTTTgcaatttattcttttcttcttccattttatagtgattatatttttactattattagaTTCTCCTTTATATTTTGGAGTTATATTGCACTCCTACATGAAACTTGAGAGTATTTTTGCTgcaatttattcttttctttttccattttatagtgattatatttttatttatatggagACTTTCATGTGTTTTTATCTATAGATTACTATGTTTatgtattattttcaatacaatatcaatagtttatttagtgtattttttatttttaaaagatttaCTTTGAaggtattttatttattatataatattatatttataattttatattcacaactaacaaaatgaaagaaaaatgagcGAATAATTTTCTCTATATCAAAGTAAATATTGCACCCCCGAATCAAAAATCCTGCATACGCCACTGAACCCTCATTATATACTGTTGAGTCAATCACATTTCGGTTTCAGCCTagtaatattgattttttaggaTATACTCAagtcatttttttggtttaagtTTAGCTATGTTGTTGAGTTGTTTAAAGTTTTAACACATGGATGACGAGCTGTTTTGATATCATGATAGAAGTCCATGAAATTCTTATCTTAAAACCAATCGAGTGAGAGTCCATTACATTGGTTTCAGTTTTCTCTTTTATGCCTATTTGGAATATTTGTTATGATTGCCAACAAAGAGAACAGGAAAAATGGATTACCTTGTAACCTTGCAAGCCATGAAGGCTGGAAGATGGATAGTCGGCAGAGTACCAGTCGCCCTTCCGGTTGTTTATCAGCGGCCACATAATGCCCCACGACAGGATAGCGCCAACCAGCATTGATATGTTAATGAGATACGGACATAACATACCAACACCAACATATGTTGCTgagaaatcaaaatagaaCCTGATAGAGAGAGATGTAATAAACACTTAAGTTGCCTTTTGAATAGATGTATGTTGTTGCGGATTTTGGTGTTCCATATAGACTGAATGAGCTCTCTTTCTTGTGAGTTTGTTACAATGTAAAACTGAGGAAACTCACTTGTTATCGTATGCTTTAAGGCCAAATGTAGGGAAACTGCTGAATCCGCAACCATCGGTTGCAGTGAAAAACCATTGGAAGAAACCCCAGAGGAAGCTGAAGGTGAAGAACTTCCCCAAAGCTCTTCCTTGTTTCCTTGACCACCCAAAACATGTTGGACAATCATTTGAGAGTGATATATAGATAAAAGGTTTGTTGCTAATAAAATCACGAAGAATAGGCTATTTTCTCATTTGTCCTACAACTTTGTAAATATGAATGACAAATCATGAAGTTTCAAAAAAACTCAATCATCCCATCTGACCAAATTTGGGGTGAAAGATAACTGAAGCCGAACTGACAAATGGAAAACTCTACATGGAGAGATTCCGTGTAGCCTAGAGAAAGAGTTGAACGAGTAAAGAGAGAGCGTGGAGAGATGAATTTATACTTGCTATTTAAGTTTTTTAGTCTCAAAACTACATTGTTTAGTCGTCCACGTTTTCAAAACCAATGGGTGACTGGAGGAGGGGCCCATGACACTTATATAGTGATTTCAGTTCTCTTTTACATCAGTTCTCTTTGTACACCGATGTGTGATAGTtgtaatatactattttttttagtttcaattgccaacaatTCCACATCACTAAAGTTTTACATGTGTGCCAACTCCACATTTCATTTGTCCAACAAAAATCATGGTGGCACAataccgaaattttgaaactcAGCCATttctaaatcaaatttttaaagatgTGGGACGGAAAGTGACTAACTTGGCTAACTTGGCTCCCTTAGGAGTGTGAAAGCTGTTGATGAGATGAGCTGTTGCCGTACCACTTGGAAAAGTAAGTCTATAATCAATGATCATGATCTGAAGCAATACGAGAAACAACGTTAAGTCAGTCTATAATGAAGAGACTTGATTCTCAGTTGTTCCACAAATGC
This portion of the Salvia hispanica cultivar TCC Black 2014 unplaced genomic scaffold, UniMelb_Shisp_WGS_1.0 HiC_scaffold_505, whole genome shotgun sequence genome encodes:
- the LOC125199440 gene encoding probable metal-nicotianamine transporter YSL7, producing MNLNLTTGIIPSLNISAGLLGFFFVKTWTKFLEKSGFLKQPFTRQENAVIQTCVVASSGIAFSGGFGSYLFGMSEDISNQTADHNPQNTKNPKLSWMIVFLFSVSFLGLFTIVPLRKIMIIDYRLTFPSGTATAHLINSFHTPKGAKLAKKQGRALGKFFTFSFLWGFFQWFFTATDGCGFSSFPTFGLKAYDNKFYFDFSATYVGVGMLCPYLINISMLVGAILSWGIMWPLINNRKGDWYSADYPSSSLHGLQGYKVFIAIAIILGDGLYNLVKILSHTLFVLYFQLRNKMAAQALPVVGNDNTPTPPHPLSYDDQRRTHLFLKDQIPNWIAISGYIIIRVISSAILPHIFPTLKWYYIVVLYILTPVLAFSNAYGCGLTDWSLASSYGKLVIFLIGAHAGAAHRGVLAGLAACGVMMNNVSTASDLTQDFKTGYMTLSSPRSMFVSQLIGTAMGCVISPCVFWIFYKAFDDLGVSGSQFPAPYASIYRNIAILGVEGVSSLPKNCLTLCCVFFVGAVVINGIQDVVGPRWGRFIPIPMAMAIPFYIGAYSVIGMCVGSLILLVWRRIDREKADAFAPAVASGLICGDGIWTLPASLLAMGGVKPPICMKFLSREANARVDDFLL